The proteins below are encoded in one region of Aerosakkonema funiforme FACHB-1375:
- a CDS encoding CHAT domain-containing protein: protein MRNNQTNFNRKLKNNRSTGNWLKVVKRLYRRRLLIVAALLFVLSLGLPSIVAQVSAQIPIVQSQPSGLQLVQQAKRSYEIRDFGEAARTWQQAASTFAAAGDILNQAMALSNLSLTYQQLAEWDKAEEAIAQSLNLLQTQQNTPEKLRILAQSLDIQGQLQLTTGQTETAIETWQKAANTYERMNEKERMAQSLLNLAQAQQDLGLYPRSCKILLQALEVKNIDCEALSKATQSTPEKPDYFLSIFEALPDSPTKATGLRLLGDFLRVSGNLDRSQKVLQLSLEVAQNLSSPIDENEAQLSLGNTARAQPDANKALEYYQQAATSTFPTIKIQAQLNQLSLLIENRGRLSEAQALWPQIEPEITKLPASRESIYARINLAQSLICLKQQAVENETPELSSPVIQQCNSLHKESKETKKLPLSDVSSLPKIDEILDKILSDAFERAQKLKDRRASAYAFGYRGAVYQQRGDLPKAEEFTRQALSLTSSIKAPDVAYRWQWQLGRLLQTQAEEKSKSTDADRGAIAAYTSAFRNLQSLRGDLVSISPEVQFNFRDSIEPLYREFVDLLLRPDEPSQENLKQAREAIEALQLAELNDFFRDACLDAKPEILDKVVDETKPLTAIFYAIILKERLEVVLKLPKQDKLQHYRTRIPQNEVENILLKLREYLSDVATTASDVNSLSQKVYDWLIRPRQTKLAESEVKTLVFVLDGLLRNIPMAVLYDADNKEYLVQKYPIALTPGLQLLSPRPLRQNKLSAITAGISERRKFDDDKEFEALPNVPTELKRIQSTVPRSQLLLNQDFIKTNLQKQIETAKFNIVHIATHGQFSSNPEETFILTWDKLLKVRELDQLLRINRSDNSVPIELLILSACETAAGDNRATLGLAGVAVRAGARSTLATLWPVNDESTSEFMSQLYRQLINGNTTENITKAEALQKAQIAMLTNQEQKDWKLPYYWAAYVLVGNWL, encoded by the coding sequence ATGCGAAATAATCAGACTAACTTCAATAGAAAATTAAAAAATAATAGATCGACTGGCAATTGGCTGAAGGTTGTCAAAAGATTATACAGACGACGCTTGCTAATTGTAGCAGCATTATTATTTGTTCTTTCACTGGGTTTACCCTCTATTGTTGCCCAAGTTTCTGCACAAATACCAATAGTCCAAAGTCAGCCATCGGGATTACAACTGGTACAACAGGCTAAACGCAGCTACGAAATAAGAGACTTTGGCGAAGCAGCACGTACTTGGCAGCAGGCAGCTTCTACTTTTGCCGCAGCAGGCGATATTTTGAATCAAGCAATGGCATTAAGCAATTTATCTTTAACATACCAGCAACTAGCAGAATGGGATAAAGCAGAAGAAGCGATCGCTCAAAGCCTCAACCTCCTGCAAACACAACAAAATACCCCAGAAAAATTAAGAATCCTTGCTCAATCCCTCGATATACAAGGACAATTACAACTAACAACTGGGCAAACAGAAACAGCCATAGAAACATGGCAAAAAGCTGCTAATACTTATGAGCGAATGAACGAGAAAGAAAGAATGGCGCAAAGTTTGCTCAATCTTGCCCAAGCTCAACAAGATTTAGGTCTTTACCCTCGTTCTTGCAAAATTTTACTCCAAGCTTTAGAGGTTAAAAATATAGACTGCGAAGCCTTGTCTAAAGCTACCCAATCCACCCCAGAAAAACCAGATTATTTTCTCTCCATTTTTGAAGCATTACCAGATTCACCTACAAAAGCAACAGGGTTGCGTTTACTAGGTGATTTCCTGCGGGTATCTGGTAATTTAGACCGTTCTCAAAAAGTATTACAGCTAAGTTTAGAAGTAGCACAAAATTTGTCATCTCCTATTGATGAAAATGAAGCGCAGCTAAGTTTAGGAAATACTGCCCGCGCCCAGCCAGACGCCAATAAGGCATTAGAATACTATCAACAAGCGGCTACCTCTACTTTTCCTACAATAAAGATTCAAGCACAGCTGAATCAACTGAGTTTGTTAATTGAAAATAGAGGGCGCTTATCTGAAGCACAAGCTTTGTGGCCTCAAATCGAACCTGAAATTACTAAATTACCTGCTAGTAGAGAATCTATCTATGCGCGAATTAACCTAGCTCAAAGTCTAATCTGCCTAAAACAGCAAGCAGTCGAAAACGAAACTCCAGAATTGTCATCTCCTGTTATTCAGCAGTGTAATTCATTGCATAAAGAATCCAAAGAAACAAAAAAATTGCCTCTATCAGATGTTTCTTCGTTGCCAAAGATTGATGAAATTTTAGATAAAATTTTAAGTGATGCCTTTGAACGGGCTCAAAAGTTAAAAGATAGACGCGCTTCTGCTTATGCTTTTGGATATCGTGGTGCGGTATACCAACAGAGAGGAGATTTGCCTAAAGCTGAAGAATTCACAAGACAGGCTTTAAGCCTAACTTCATCAATTAAAGCCCCAGACGTTGCCTATCGTTGGCAATGGCAATTAGGACGCTTACTTCAAACTCAGGCAGAGGAGAAAAGCAAAAGTACCGATGCAGACCGAGGAGCGATCGCTGCTTACACTTCAGCCTTTAGGAACCTTCAGTCATTACGAGGTGATTTGGTTAGTATTAGTCCAGAAGTCCAGTTTAATTTTCGCGATAGTATAGAACCTCTTTATCGAGAATTCGTTGATTTACTGTTGCGACCTGATGAACCCAGTCAAGAAAACCTCAAGCAAGCTCGTGAAGCAATTGAAGCGCTTCAGTTAGCTGAGTTAAATGATTTCTTTCGAGATGCTTGTTTAGATGCAAAACCGGAAATACTTGACAAAGTAGTTGACGAAACTAAACCGTTAACAGCAATTTTTTATGCAATTATCTTGAAAGAACGATTAGAGGTAGTTCTCAAATTGCCTAAGCAAGATAAGTTACAACACTACAGAACTAGGATACCCCAAAATGAAGTAGAAAATATCCTTTTAAAACTGCGGGAATACTTGTCAGATGTCGCCACAACTGCAAGTGACGTTAATAGCTTATCCCAAAAGGTATATGACTGGTTGATCCGACCAAGACAGACCAAGTTAGCTGAAAGCGAAGTAAAAACATTAGTATTTGTGCTGGATGGCCTTTTGCGTAATATTCCAATGGCAGTTCTTTATGATGCCGATAATAAAGAATATTTGGTGCAGAAGTATCCTATAGCCCTCACACCAGGTCTGCAACTCTTAAGCCCCCGACCGCTGAGACAAAATAAGTTAAGTGCTATAACAGCTGGAATTAGTGAAAGACGTAAATTTGATGATGATAAAGAGTTTGAAGCATTACCAAACGTGCCGACAGAATTGAAAAGAATTCAATCTACAGTACCCAGAAGCCAGCTACTTTTAAATCAAGATTTTATCAAAACTAACCTTCAAAAACAAATCGAAACAGCTAAATTTAATATTGTTCATATAGCAACTCATGGACAGTTCAGTTCCAATCCAGAAGAAACTTTTATCCTGACATGGGATAAACTTCTTAAAGTGAGGGAGTTAGATCAATTACTGCGAATTAACCGTTCCGATAATTCGGTTCCTATTGAACTACTTATCCTTAGTGCTTGTGAAACTGCTGCTGGAGATAATCGGGCAACTTTGGGGCTGGCTGGGGTAGCCGTGCGAGCGGGGGCACGCAGTACATTAGCGACTTTGTGGCCAGTCAATGATGAGTCCACATCTGAATTTATGAGTCAGTTATATCGCCAGTTAATTAATGGCAATACTACTGAAAATATAACTAAAGCAGAAGCACTTCAAAAGGCTCAAATAGCTATGTTGACTAATCAAGAACAAAAAGACTGGAAGCTTCCGTATTACTGGGCTGCTTACGTTTTAGTAGGAAATTGGCTTTGA
- a CDS encoding DUF928 domain-containing protein gives MKLLVQKLSLPFSIAWITLNFTSNATTVQAQRTTSDTNRDFIQAQSSNQQPLDFSGTGRPDRRTTGGSRRGCPSVDIPLTPLRPEYMGSTVSEYPTFWVYVPYNSNQIQSGEFVLQDEEADREIYRTPFTLRETPGIVRLRLPSNPQYALKIGKTYRWYFKLFCNTQDKSVYVFVQGLIQRVPLNSLAPDYNAYAISGIWYDALTDLADKRRRALDDAVLKENWIALLKAVKLQNLAEERLVECCTPEKN, from the coding sequence ATGAAGTTACTTGTTCAAAAACTTTCTCTTCCCTTTTCGATCGCTTGGATAACCTTGAACTTTACTAGCAATGCCACAACTGTACAGGCACAACGAACTACCTCAGATACTAATCGCGACTTTATCCAAGCACAATCATCAAACCAACAACCACTGGATTTCTCTGGTACGGGAAGACCTGATAGGCGCACAACAGGAGGCAGTCGTCGCGGATGTCCAAGCGTAGATATACCCCTGACTCCCTTAAGACCTGAGTATATGGGGTCAACTGTCTCAGAATATCCTACCTTTTGGGTTTATGTCCCTTATAATTCCAACCAAATACAATCTGGTGAGTTTGTATTGCAGGATGAAGAAGCAGATAGAGAAATCTACCGAACTCCCTTTACGCTGCGTGAAACACCAGGGATTGTCAGACTTCGCTTGCCGTCTAATCCGCAATATGCTCTAAAAATCGGTAAAACTTACCGTTGGTACTTCAAACTTTTTTGCAATACTCAAGATAAATCAGTATATGTTTTTGTTCAAGGATTGATACAAAGAGTTCCGCTAAACTCTTTAGCACCGGATTACAACGCCTACGCTATTAGTGGCATTTGGTATGATGCTTTAACCGATTTAGCTGACAAACGCCGCAGGGCTTTAGATGATGCTGTACTGAAAGAAAACTGGATAGCTTTGTTAAAGGCTGTTAAATTACAAAATCTGGCTGAAGAACGTCTAGTAGAGTGCTGCACGCCTGAAAAAAATTAA